The nucleotide sequence AGGTGGACCGCTTTGCAGGTCTGCGCCTAGGCTTCAACGCCCCGGTCATATCTAATTCCAGCCTGATTCTGAACCTGGGCCTCACGTACTGGAATACCGGCGTGCGGGTAGCCAACGCTGAGCGGGCGCCGCTGTTTCGGCGCCTGGAAGATGGGCTGCGCTCCACGGGCTTCAACGCCACGGTGTTTCGGCCACTTAACGACAAGAACTTCCTGCTGGTGCAGGGCAACGTCGACCTGAACGGCACCTACCGCAACTTCGACGCCATCAGCAGCAAGGCCCTGACCTACAGCGGCACGGCAATTTACGGCTGGAAGCCCAGCGAATCGTATATGTGGGGCCTGGGCCTCACGCGCACCTACCGGGCCGGGCAGTTGCTGCACATTCCGGTGGTGTACTACTTCCGCACCTTCAACCCGAAGTGGGGCGTGGAGGCCATCTTCCCGGCCCGCGTGAACGTGCGGCGCAGCTTCGGGGCCAACTCGCTGCTCATGCTCGGCTACGAGCTGGAAGGCAATGCCTACTACCTCGGCCCCGTGAACGGCCAGGACGTGTACCTGCGCCGCGGCGAGCTGAAGCCGCGCATCACCTACGAGCGCCAGCTGACGGGCTTTATCTGGCTGTCGGCCCAGGCGGGCTTCCGCTACAACTACCGTTTCGATGCCTTCAGCAAGCAGAACCCCAGCGGCGACAACGACCCGCTGTATGAAAACGAGCTGGGCAACCCGTTGTACTTCAACCTGAGCCTCAATCTGGTCAGCCCCTAACAGGGCATGTTTCGATAAGGCTGCCGCGTGTTAGCCGCTGTGGCCTTCATTTCCTGTGAAAGGTTGGTTTCGGGCCGCATCTGCTGCAACAGGTGCGGCTCGTTTGCGTTCGGCCGCTGGCACAGATCCATAAGCCAGCGGGGGCTGTCAGGCGCGGTGGTGGCAGGCGTAGGCGTCGCGGATGGTTTCGGCCACGCGCTGCAGGTCGGCTTCGGCAAGGGCCGAGCCCGAAGGCAGGCATAAGCCGTGGGTAAATAAATCAGCACACACCTCGCCGCCGAACATGGGCACGCCGGCAAAAAGCGGCTGCAGGTGCAGCGGTTTCCACAGCGGCCGGCTCTCGATGTTGCGGGCCTCCAGGTGCTGCCGCAGCAGCTCCGGCGTGACGGTGGTTTGGGTGGGGTCGAGCAGCACGCAGGTCAGCCAGCGGTTAGCGCGGCCCCCGGTGGACTCAGTCGGCCCAAAGGACAGGCCCGGCAGGTTGGCCAGGTGCTTCTGGTACCAGCTGAATATCTCGCGGCGCTTTTTCACCCGGTCATCCAGCAGCCCCATCTGGCCGCGCCCGATGCCGGCCAGCAGGTTGCTGAGGCGGTAGTTGTAGCCCAGCTCGGAGTGTTGGTAGTGCGGGGCGTCGTCTTTGGCCTGCGTGGCCCAGAAACGGGCCTTTTGGTCCCATTCTTTGATGTTGGTGACGAGGGCGCCGCCGCCGCTGGTGGTCAGGATCTTGTTGCCGTTGAACGAGAAAACGCCCACCGCCCCGAAGGTGCCCAGCGGCTGGCCGTCGTAGCGGGCGCCCAAGGCTTCGGCGGCATCTTCCAGCACCGGAATGTCGAATTCGGCGGCTATGGCTAGGATTTCGCGCAGCTGACATGGCATGCCGTACAGGTGCACGATGATGAGGGCTTTGGGACGGCGGCCCTGCCGGAGGCCGGCCTCAATGGCCTCACGCAGCCGCTGCGGGCACAGGTTCCAGGTGGTGGCTTCGCTGTCGATGAATACCGGCGTGGCCCCGAGGTAGCTGATGGGGTTGGCGGTGGCCACGAACGTGAACGACGGGCACAGCACCGTGTCGCCGGGGCCGACGCCCAGCAGCCGCAGCCCCAAGTGAATGGCAGCCGTGCCCGAAGTGAGGGCCACGCAGTGCGCCGCGCCCGTAAACTCGCAGATGTCGCGCTCAAACCCATCCAGGTTGGGGCCGGCCGGGGCCACCCAGTTGTCTTCGATGGCCTTGTGCAGGTAGTTCAGCTCGTGGCGGCCGAGGTGGGGCGGGGAAAGGTAAATTCGGTCGTAATCCTGGCTGCGCATCGGAGAAAGTATAGCTCAGGCTCTGGCCTGAACTGTAAGCGGGGAAACACGAAAACAGGGCCGGCAGGCCGCCATTCTCGGGTAGTGGAATATGTGTTTATAGCAAAACGTAAACGGCAACGGGTGGGGTTATGCTACATGCGGTTTGATAATTTGAGCCGGCACGCCCACGGCCGTGCAGTGCGCTGGCAGGTCGCGGATGGCTACGGCGCCCGCGCCCAGGATAGTGCCCGCCCCAATCCGCACCTGGTGGATGACGGTGGCGTTGGTGCCGAGGTAGACGCCCGCGCCCAGATGGGCCTCGCCGCCCACGTTGGCGTGCGGCATCAGGGAGCAGCCATCCTCCAGCACGGCGTCGTGGCCGATGGTGCAGCCCAGGTTGAGTAGCACGTGGCGGCCCAGCGTGATGTCGCAGGTGAGGATGCAGCCCTGGCTGATGATGCAGCCGGCCCCCAGCTGCAACCGCTGATACGGGGCGCAGGCCACGCCCGGATGAATCAGCGTGGGAAAGGAGAGGCGCGGCGAGGTGAGGCGGGCCACCACGGCGGCGCGGCTACGGCTGCTGCCTACCGCCACGGTCACGTGCAGCGGCCCGGGCGCGGCGTTCAGGTCGGCGGCAGTGCCGAGGTAGGGGAGGCCGTGCAGAGCAGCGCCGGCTGGGAAGGGCGCGTCGTCATAAAACCCCAGAATATGCCAGGTGGGCGCGGCGGCATTGATCTGGTGAACCAGCATCAGTACTTCGCGCCCCAGCCCGCCCGCGCCAAAAATGACGAGCGGTGTCAGCGGCGTAGCAGAAGCAGGGGAGGAAGAAACGGGCATGGCGTGCATCAGACGGAAGAAGAGCCCTGGAAGGCTTCGGTGGTAGCCTGGCCGGCCGCCGTGATGCCCTGGGCACCCAGCACGCGCCCGGCCGTGCGCAGCAGAATCCGCAGGTCGAGGCCCAGGCTGAGGTTATCGACGTACCAGACGTCGTACAGAAACTTCTGCTCCCAGCTGATGGCGTTGCGGCCGTTCACCTGGGCCCAGCCCGTGATGCCGGGCCGTACCTCGTGGCGGCGGGCCTGCGTGGCGGAGTATAGCGGCAGGTACTCGGGCAGCAGCGGCCGGGGCCCGATCAGGCTGAGGTGGCCGCGCAGCACGTTCCAGAGCTGGGGCAGCTCATCGAGGCTGGTGGCGCGCACCCAGCGGCCCAGGCGCGGCAGGCGCGCGGCATCGGGCAGCAGCTGGCCGTGGGCGTCGCGGGTGGAGGTCATGGTCTGGAGCTTGTAGAGCGTGAAGAGCTGCCCGTGCCGGCCGGGGCGCGCCTGCCGGAACAGCCACGGCCCGCCGTTCTGGGCGACCAGCGCCAGTGCCACAGGCAACAGCAGCGGCAGCGCCAGCAGCAGCAGCGGCCCGGCCAGCGCTACGTCCAACGTGCGCTTGCCCCAGCGGCGGTACCAGGTGGCGGCAAGAGACATACGCGGGCAGCGGGGAGAGTGGTTTGTGAAACGGCAGTGGTCGGCTCCTTTGGCCGGGGGCAGCTCAACTAACGAAAAAATGGCGGTGCGGGCAGTGCTTGCAACAGAAAAAATGCCGGCTGCGTGGGCCGCCGCATCCGCAAAGCTAGCACTACATTTGCGCC is from Hymenobacter yonginensis and encodes:
- a CDS encoding acetyltransferase, with translation MPVSSSPASATPLTPLVIFGAGGLGREVLMLVHQINAAAPTWHILGFYDDAPFPAGAALHGLPYLGTAADLNAAPGPLHVTVAVGSSRSRAAVVARLTSPRLSFPTLIHPGVACAPYQRLQLGAGCIISQGCILTCDITLGRHVLLNLGCTIGHDAVLEDGCSLMPHANVGGEAHLGAGVYLGTNATVIHQVRIGAGTILGAGAVAIRDLPAHCTAVGVPAQIIKPHVA
- a CDS encoding DUF6268 family outer membrane beta-barrel protein is translated as MQHLSRFLLPGALLALSTVLAAPAWAQDLPTAPADSLGMEDFSSFGNADATANRPYASQKVLLQSPTKLISIGYEAQMPFDLTSTGPLVPTTGGPQEVTEQVDRFAGLRLGFNAPVISNSSLILNLGLTYWNTGVRVANAERAPLFRRLEDGLRSTGFNATVFRPLNDKNFLLVQGNVDLNGTYRNFDAISSKALTYSGTAIYGWKPSESYMWGLGLTRTYRAGQLLHIPVVYYFRTFNPKWGVEAIFPARVNVRRSFGANSLLMLGYELEGNAYYLGPVNGQDVYLRRGELKPRITYERQLTGFIWLSAQAGFRYNYRFDAFSKQNPSGDNDPLYENELGNPLYFNLSLNLVSP
- a CDS encoding sugar transferase produces the protein MSLAATWYRRWGKRTLDVALAGPLLLLALPLLLPVALALVAQNGGPWLFRQARPGRHGQLFTLYKLQTMTSTRDAHGQLLPDAARLPRLGRWVRATSLDELPQLWNVLRGHLSLIGPRPLLPEYLPLYSATQARRHEVRPGITGWAQVNGRNAISWEQKFLYDVWYVDNLSLGLDLRILLRTAGRVLGAQGITAAGQATTEAFQGSSSV
- a CDS encoding DegT/DnrJ/EryC1/StrS family aminotransferase; the encoded protein is MRSQDYDRIYLSPPHLGRHELNYLHKAIEDNWVAPAGPNLDGFERDICEFTGAAHCVALTSGTAAIHLGLRLLGVGPGDTVLCPSFTFVATANPISYLGATPVFIDSEATTWNLCPQRLREAIEAGLRQGRRPKALIIVHLYGMPCQLREILAIAAEFDIPVLEDAAEALGARYDGQPLGTFGAVGVFSFNGNKILTTSGGGALVTNIKEWDQKARFWATQAKDDAPHYQHSELGYNYRLSNLLAGIGRGQMGLLDDRVKKRREIFSWYQKHLANLPGLSFGPTESTGGRANRWLTCVLLDPTQTTVTPELLRQHLEARNIESRPLWKPLHLQPLFAGVPMFGGEVCADLFTHGLCLPSGSALAEADLQRVAETIRDAYACHHRA